TCAAGGTCGTGGTCAACATGGGTGTGGGCGAGGCCGCCCGCGACTCCAAGCTGATCGAGGGCGCGATCCGCGACCTCACCGCCATCACCGGTCAGAAGCCGGCGGTGACGAAGGCTCGCAAGTCCATCGCGCAGTTCAAGCTGCGTGAGGGCCAGCCGATCGGCACCCACGTCACCCTCCGTGGTGACCGCATGTGGGAGTTCCTGGACCGTCTGGTGTCGCTGGCTCTGCCGCGTATCCGTGACTTCCGCGGTCTCTCCCCCAAGCAGTTCGACGGCCGTGGCAACTACACCTTCGGTCTGACCGAGCAGGTTATGTTCCACGAGATCGACCAGGACAAGGTCGACCGTCAGCGCGGTATGGACATCACCGTCGTGACCACCGCTCAGACCGACGACGAGGGCCGGGCGCTCCTGCGCGCTCTGGGCTTCCCGTTCAAGGAGGCGTGAGCCGCACATGGCGAAGAAGTCCCTCATCGCGAAGGCCGAGCGCAAGCCGAAGTTCGGCGTGCGGGCCTACACCCGGTGCCAGCGCTGCGGTCGTCCGCACTCTGTGTACCGCAAGTTCGGTCT
The sequence above is drawn from the Kitasatospora sp. NBC_00315 genome and encodes:
- a CDS encoding type Z 30S ribosomal protein S14; its protein translation is MAKKSLIAKAERKPKFGVRAYTRCQRCGRPHSVYRKFGLCRVCLREMAHRGELPGVTKSSW
- the rplE gene encoding 50S ribosomal protein L5, whose protein sequence is MSETTIENVEKVAPRLKERYNSEIKGQLKEEFSYENVMLIPGLVKVVVNMGVGEAARDSKLIEGAIRDLTAITGQKPAVTKARKSIAQFKLREGQPIGTHVTLRGDRMWEFLDRLVSLALPRIRDFRGLSPKQFDGRGNYTFGLTEQVMFHEIDQDKVDRQRGMDITVVTTAQTDDEGRALLRALGFPFKEA